The following coding sequences lie in one Mercenaria mercenaria strain notata chromosome 5, MADL_Memer_1, whole genome shotgun sequence genomic window:
- the LOC123558880 gene encoding myosin-3-like — MEDIRTENDEDRFEMFDLSMSVVTLLDYIRNLKPLKRYFNDLDSLSSKVREDCNKEKSHVVKIKQRLRKLEDENDSLRKLLQQTYSDQIRYRRERDDVRNEMQRLRHHRKRLSSNVPELEEAEEELNQLRQDFERQRNEYARKVKELDTASNKIIDSQKKKIQHFKNELDRRDLTIKELEEMLYAKTTKPRERTETKMNMAEIEEELSSLRYHLQQTLTKLDETERELEETKTRLSKAMGDRLTDNNPNIADLSDKNRPTKLAERYTELYDNQWTDAFDSIDRYFHREEDTIATFLKILQDAMTFCNRKEREQMDDLQRVLKFSDNYEHKVVSSDVPKPVKDCRKSMSSFAVRNLYKMYLSYLRQSEDPTLRTALDIGSFTKECIEICWLMVIQDPPIVFAPAVQRGSRFNTDLYKPYTSSGTHVGYVVWPTLLLHKDGPVLAKGVAQGYRKKSAGGDRYRDSSIEGTGKNNKISSQSKSDRQRFPEESNESPDWSEYAVETTRTYRRDGQKNKIPLGFDLVNPYYNYVNVHGWERFRNGIGQQTYERTRVIGNKSYR, encoded by the exons ATGGAAGATATCAGAACAGAAAATGATGAGGATAGATTTGAGATGTTTGATTTATCCATGTCAGTTGTAACACTTCTGGACTACATACGTAACTTAAAACCTTTGAAAAGGTACTTCAATGACCTAGATTCACTGTCATCTAAAGTACGAGAAGATTGCAATAAAGAAAAGTCCCAT GTGGTGAAAATCAAACAACGCTTGAGAAAATTGGAGGATGAGAATGACTCTCTTCGGAAACTTCTTCAACAAACTTATTCAGACCAAATTCGCTATCGTAGAGAGAGAGATGATGTAAGAAACGAAATGCAGAGACTTCGACATCACCGAAAGAGGCTATCGTCAAACGTACCAGAACTAGAAGAAGCTGAAGAAGAGCTTAACCAACTTAGGCAAGACTTCGAACGTCAGAGAAATGAATATGCAAGAAAAGTTAAAGAATTGGATACAGCGAGTAATAAAATCATCGATTCACAGAAAAAGAAAATCCAGCACTTTAAGAATGAGCTAGACCGACGTGACCTGACAATTAAGGAATTGGAAGAAATGTTATACGCTAAAACAACTAAACCAAGAGAAAGAACTGAGACGAAGATGAATATGGCAGAAATAGAGGAAGAATTATCTAGCTTGAGATACCATTTGCAACAGACTTTAACAAAGTTAGATGAAACGGAGCGTGAACTAGAGGAAACAAAAACAAG GCTCAGCAAGGCAATGGGAGACCGGCTAACTGATAACAATCCAAACATTGCAGATCTTAGCGACAAAAATCGTCCTACAAAGCTTGCAGAGAGATATACTGAATTGTATGACAATCAGTGGACTGATGCATTTGACTCCATTGACAGATACTTCCACAGGGAGGAAGATACAATCGcgacatttttaaagattttgcaG GATGCCATGACTTTCTGCAACAGAAAGGAACGTGAGCAAATGGACGATTTACAGCGTGTGCTGAAATTTTCAGACAATTAT GAACATAAAGTTGTATCCAGTGATGTGCCTAAACCTGTAAAAGATTGCAGAAAATCGATGTCTTCGTTTGCTGTTCGGAATTTGTATAAG ATGTATTTATCATATCTTAGACAATCGGAAGATCCAACATTAAGAACAGCTTTGGATATCGGTTCATTTACAAAAGAATGTATTGAAATATGCTGGCTTATGGTG ATCCAAGACCCACCTATTGTTTTCGCTCCAGCGGTCCAAAGAGGATCAAGATTTAACACTGATTTATATAAGCCCTATACTAGCAGCGGGACACACGTAGGTTATGTAGTGTGGCCAACTTTGCTTTTGCACAAGGATGGCCCTGTTTTGGCAAAAGGAGTAGCTCAAGGCTATCGGAAGAAATCCGCTGGTGGTGATAGGTATAGGGATTCCAGTATCGAAGGCAcaggaaaaaataacaaaatctctAGTCAATCGAAAAGTGACCGGCAAAGATTTCCGGAAGAGAGTAATGAATCACCAGACTGGAGTGAGTATGCTGTAGAAACAACGAGAACATATAGACGCGACggacaaaagaacaaaataccaCTCGGATTTGATCTGGTAAATCCTTACTACAATTATGTAAATGTCCACGGATGGGAAAGATTTAGAAACGGTATAGGCCAGCAAACCTATGAGAGGACTCGTGTGATTGGAAACAAATCATACCGTTAA